One segment of Daphnia magna isolate NIES linkage group LG2, ASM2063170v1.1, whole genome shotgun sequence DNA contains the following:
- the LOC116936737 gene encoding uncharacterized protein LOC116936737 isoform X2, which produces MQTEQQPLLRGGQQHHHHLHHHSLQQHHPSVTVAAAVSVGTGPIVPSSLPGAIRASAVSTSTSGAINNGTGSLCVGCGSPIQDQYILRVAPDLEWHASCLKCVECGVLLDENCTCFVRDGKTFCRRDYVRLFGAKCDKCGLGFSRSDFVMRAKSKIYHIECFRCALCQRQLVPGDEFALRDDGNLFCKDDHDQTNNNSSSNNNNNNSSNQNNNNNHQNAHHHHHGHHGHHHHHNNQTSSSLMLLEAKSEHHNQSSNSSSGTVSFLPISNSSIKSHKSSSGRHSRANSNDSHSDSSDTCITTSTRKESGERSRGAVSSKGERGMGGVGGSGGVSGGGAGSDGKPTRVRTVLNEKQLHTLRTCYAANPRPDALMKEQLVEMTGLSPRVIRVWFQNKRCKDKKKAILMKQIQQQEKVGHHHHHLPDYTAPNNCNTYYHIRTMMEHQHARNIHHHPHAHDDSSDPIEDGRKLGFGSMQGIPLIASSPVRHGESSPGGGGGVGGVGGGGNGGGGINPVEVHAFAPPWKALAEFALHNDLERIDPSAPHFQQLINQMHGYDIHGPPDHLSHHHHHHPLQHHQQLQHGHHHMGGGAPMEMGTMVGGGGIHHGSGIAHHIGVGPLQHPHQQQQQQHDPSDAFVQFLDSDEDSMQHDGHSP; this is translated from the exons ATGCAGACGGAACAGCAGCCCCTCCTCC GTGGAGGGCAGCAGCATCACCATCATCTGCACCATCATTCGCTGCAACAACATCATCCGTCCGTCACTGTGGCCGCTGCCGTGTCCGTCGGTACGGGACCTATCGTCCCGTCTTCCTTACCGGGAGCGATCCGCGCTTCGGCCGTGTCGACCAGCACCAGCGGGGCAATCAATAACGGCACGGGCAGCTTATGCGTCGGATGTGGTTCACCCATCCAGGACCAGTACATTCTAAGAGTGGCTCCTGATCTCGAATGGCACGCCTCCTGCCTCAAATGCGTCGAATGCGGCGTCCTGCTCGATGAGAATTGCACCTGTTTCGTCCGCGATGGCAAGACCTTTTGCCGCAGAGATTACGTCAG GTTGTTCGGTGCCAAGTGCGACAAGTGCGGTCTGGGTTTCAGCCGGTCTGACTTTGTGATGCGGGCCAAGAGTAAAATCTACCACATCGAGTGTTTCCGGTGTGCGCTGTGCCAGCGCCAACTGGTGCCAGGTGACGAGTTCGCTTTGCGTGACGACGGCAACCTCTTCTGCAAGGACGACCACGATCAGACCAataacaacagcagcagcaacaacaacaacaacaacagcagcaatcAGAATAACAACAATAACCACCAGAATGCTCATCATCACCACCACGGCCATCACGGCCATCATCACCACCACAACAACCAGACGAGCTCGTCGTTGATGCTCTTAGAGGCCAAAAGTGAGCACCACAACCAGagtagcaacagcagcagtgGCACCGTCTCTTTCCTGCCaatcagcaacagcagcatcaAAAGCCACA AGTCGAGCAGTGGACGACACAGTCGAGCAAACAGCAACGATTCACATTCAG ACAGTTCAGACACTTGCATCACGACGTCGACGCGGAAGGAGAGCGGCGAACGATCTCGAGGGGCGGTTAGTAGTAAAGGCGAACGCGGAATGGGAGGCGTCGGTGGATCGGGCGGCGTCTCGGGCGGCGGCGCTGGATCAGACGGCAAACCGACGCGAGTGCGGACCGTATTGAACGAGAAACAGCTGCACACATTGCGCACCTGCTACGCAGCCAATCCCCGACCCGACGCTCTCATGAAGGAGCAGCTGGTGGAGATGACGGGCCTGTCACCGCGAGTCATCCGCGTTTGGTTCCAGAACAAGCGCTGCAAGGACAAGAAGAAGGCCATCCTGATGAAACAGATACAACAGCAAGAGAAGGTAggccatcatcatcaccatctACCCGACTACACAGCCCCGAACAATTGCAACACCTACTACCACATAAGGACGATGATGGAACACCAGCACGCGCGTAATATCCATCATCATCCGCATGCACACGACGACTCGTCGGATCCAATTGAA GACGGAAGGAAGCTGGGCTTTGGTTCCATGCAAGGCATCCCGCTGATCGCTTCCAGTCCGGTCAGGCATGGCGAGTCGTCGCCGGGTGGTGGTGGCGGCGTCGGGGGCGTCGGAGGAGGAGGCAACGGTGGCGGCGGGATCAATCCAGTGGAAGTACACGCCTTCGCCCCGCCCTGGAAAGCGCTGGCCGAGTTTGCCTTGCACAACGATTTGGAGCGCATCGATCCGTCCGCACCGCATTTCCAGCAGCTCATCAATCAG ATGCATGGCTACGATATTCACGGACCACCTGATCACCTGTCGcaccatcatcaccatcaccCGTTGCAGCACCACCAGCAACTGCAACACGGTCACCATCATATGGGTGGAGGGGCTCCGATGGAAATGGGGACGATGGTCGGCGGTGGAGGCATCCACCATGGAAGTGGCATCGCTCATCACATCGGAGTGGGTCCCTTACAACATCCGcaccagcagcaacaacagcaacacgATCCATCCGATGCCTTCGTCCAGTTTCTCGACTCGGATGAGGACAGCATGCAACACGATGGTCACAGTCCGTGA
- the LOC116936737 gene encoding LIM/homeobox protein lim-7 isoform X3, with the protein MQTEQQPLLLGGGQQHHHHLHHHSLQQHHPSVTVAAAVSVGTGPIVPSSLPGAIRASAVSTSTSGAINNGTGSLCVGCGSPIQDQYILRVAPDLEWHASCLKCVECGVLLDENCTCFVRDGKTFCRRDYVRLFGAKCDKCGLGFSRSDFVMRAKSKIYHIECFRCALCQRQLVPGDEFALRDDGNLFCKDDHDQTNNNSSSNNNNNNSSNQNNNNNHQNAHHHHHGHHGHHHHHNNQTSSSLMLLEAKSEHHNQSSNSSSGTVSFLPISNSSIKSHKSSSGRHSRANSNDSHSDSSDTCITTSTRKESGERSRGAVSSKGERGMGGVGGSGGVSGGGAGSDGKPTRVRTVLNEKQLHTLRTCYAANPRPDALMKEQLVEMTGLSPRVIRVWFQNKRCKDKKKAILMKQIQQQEKDGRKLGFGSMQGIPLIASSPVRHGESSPGGGGGVGGVGGGGNGGGGINPVEVHAFAPPWKALAEFALHNDLERIDPSAPHFQQLINQMHGYDIHGPPDHLSHHHHHHPLQHHQQLQHGHHHMGGGAPMEMGTMVGGGGIHHGSGIAHHIGVGPLQHPHQQQQQQHDPSDAFVQFLDSDEDSMQHDGHSP; encoded by the exons ATGCAGACGGAACAGCAGCCCCTCCTCC TAGGTGGAGGGCAGCAGCATCACCATCATCTGCACCATCATTCGCTGCAACAACATCATCCGTCCGTCACTGTGGCCGCTGCCGTGTCCGTCGGTACGGGACCTATCGTCCCGTCTTCCTTACCGGGAGCGATCCGCGCTTCGGCCGTGTCGACCAGCACCAGCGGGGCAATCAATAACGGCACGGGCAGCTTATGCGTCGGATGTGGTTCACCCATCCAGGACCAGTACATTCTAAGAGTGGCTCCTGATCTCGAATGGCACGCCTCCTGCCTCAAATGCGTCGAATGCGGCGTCCTGCTCGATGAGAATTGCACCTGTTTCGTCCGCGATGGCAAGACCTTTTGCCGCAGAGATTACGTCAG GTTGTTCGGTGCCAAGTGCGACAAGTGCGGTCTGGGTTTCAGCCGGTCTGACTTTGTGATGCGGGCCAAGAGTAAAATCTACCACATCGAGTGTTTCCGGTGTGCGCTGTGCCAGCGCCAACTGGTGCCAGGTGACGAGTTCGCTTTGCGTGACGACGGCAACCTCTTCTGCAAGGACGACCACGATCAGACCAataacaacagcagcagcaacaacaacaacaacaacagcagcaatcAGAATAACAACAATAACCACCAGAATGCTCATCATCACCACCACGGCCATCACGGCCATCATCACCACCACAACAACCAGACGAGCTCGTCGTTGATGCTCTTAGAGGCCAAAAGTGAGCACCACAACCAGagtagcaacagcagcagtgGCACCGTCTCTTTCCTGCCaatcagcaacagcagcatcaAAAGCCACA AGTCGAGCAGTGGACGACACAGTCGAGCAAACAGCAACGATTCACATTCAG ACAGTTCAGACACTTGCATCACGACGTCGACGCGGAAGGAGAGCGGCGAACGATCTCGAGGGGCGGTTAGTAGTAAAGGCGAACGCGGAATGGGAGGCGTCGGTGGATCGGGCGGCGTCTCGGGCGGCGGCGCTGGATCAGACGGCAAACCGACGCGAGTGCGGACCGTATTGAACGAGAAACAGCTGCACACATTGCGCACCTGCTACGCAGCCAATCCCCGACCCGACGCTCTCATGAAGGAGCAGCTGGTGGAGATGACGGGCCTGTCACCGCGAGTCATCCGCGTTTGGTTCCAGAACAAGCGCTGCAAGGACAAGAAGAAGGCCATCCTGATGAAACAGATACAACAGCAAGAGAAG GACGGAAGGAAGCTGGGCTTTGGTTCCATGCAAGGCATCCCGCTGATCGCTTCCAGTCCGGTCAGGCATGGCGAGTCGTCGCCGGGTGGTGGTGGCGGCGTCGGGGGCGTCGGAGGAGGAGGCAACGGTGGCGGCGGGATCAATCCAGTGGAAGTACACGCCTTCGCCCCGCCCTGGAAAGCGCTGGCCGAGTTTGCCTTGCACAACGATTTGGAGCGCATCGATCCGTCCGCACCGCATTTCCAGCAGCTCATCAATCAG ATGCATGGCTACGATATTCACGGACCACCTGATCACCTGTCGcaccatcatcaccatcaccCGTTGCAGCACCACCAGCAACTGCAACACGGTCACCATCATATGGGTGGAGGGGCTCCGATGGAAATGGGGACGATGGTCGGCGGTGGAGGCATCCACCATGGAAGTGGCATCGCTCATCACATCGGAGTGGGTCCCTTACAACATCCGcaccagcagcaacaacagcaacacgATCCATCCGATGCCTTCGTCCAGTTTCTCGACTCGGATGAGGACAGCATGCAACACGATGGTCACAGTCCGTGA
- the LOC116936737 gene encoding uncharacterized protein LOC116936737 isoform X1: MQTEQQPLLLGGGQQHHHHLHHHSLQQHHPSVTVAAAVSVGTGPIVPSSLPGAIRASAVSTSTSGAINNGTGSLCVGCGSPIQDQYILRVAPDLEWHASCLKCVECGVLLDENCTCFVRDGKTFCRRDYVRLFGAKCDKCGLGFSRSDFVMRAKSKIYHIECFRCALCQRQLVPGDEFALRDDGNLFCKDDHDQTNNNSSSNNNNNNSSNQNNNNNHQNAHHHHHGHHGHHHHHNNQTSSSLMLLEAKSEHHNQSSNSSSGTVSFLPISNSSIKSHKSSSGRHSRANSNDSHSDSSDTCITTSTRKESGERSRGAVSSKGERGMGGVGGSGGVSGGGAGSDGKPTRVRTVLNEKQLHTLRTCYAANPRPDALMKEQLVEMTGLSPRVIRVWFQNKRCKDKKKAILMKQIQQQEKVGHHHHHLPDYTAPNNCNTYYHIRTMMEHQHARNIHHHPHAHDDSSDPIEDGRKLGFGSMQGIPLIASSPVRHGESSPGGGGGVGGVGGGGNGGGGINPVEVHAFAPPWKALAEFALHNDLERIDPSAPHFQQLINQMHGYDIHGPPDHLSHHHHHHPLQHHQQLQHGHHHMGGGAPMEMGTMVGGGGIHHGSGIAHHIGVGPLQHPHQQQQQQHDPSDAFVQFLDSDEDSMQHDGHSP; the protein is encoded by the exons ATGCAGACGGAACAGCAGCCCCTCCTCC TAGGTGGAGGGCAGCAGCATCACCATCATCTGCACCATCATTCGCTGCAACAACATCATCCGTCCGTCACTGTGGCCGCTGCCGTGTCCGTCGGTACGGGACCTATCGTCCCGTCTTCCTTACCGGGAGCGATCCGCGCTTCGGCCGTGTCGACCAGCACCAGCGGGGCAATCAATAACGGCACGGGCAGCTTATGCGTCGGATGTGGTTCACCCATCCAGGACCAGTACATTCTAAGAGTGGCTCCTGATCTCGAATGGCACGCCTCCTGCCTCAAATGCGTCGAATGCGGCGTCCTGCTCGATGAGAATTGCACCTGTTTCGTCCGCGATGGCAAGACCTTTTGCCGCAGAGATTACGTCAG GTTGTTCGGTGCCAAGTGCGACAAGTGCGGTCTGGGTTTCAGCCGGTCTGACTTTGTGATGCGGGCCAAGAGTAAAATCTACCACATCGAGTGTTTCCGGTGTGCGCTGTGCCAGCGCCAACTGGTGCCAGGTGACGAGTTCGCTTTGCGTGACGACGGCAACCTCTTCTGCAAGGACGACCACGATCAGACCAataacaacagcagcagcaacaacaacaacaacaacagcagcaatcAGAATAACAACAATAACCACCAGAATGCTCATCATCACCACCACGGCCATCACGGCCATCATCACCACCACAACAACCAGACGAGCTCGTCGTTGATGCTCTTAGAGGCCAAAAGTGAGCACCACAACCAGagtagcaacagcagcagtgGCACCGTCTCTTTCCTGCCaatcagcaacagcagcatcaAAAGCCACA AGTCGAGCAGTGGACGACACAGTCGAGCAAACAGCAACGATTCACATTCAG ACAGTTCAGACACTTGCATCACGACGTCGACGCGGAAGGAGAGCGGCGAACGATCTCGAGGGGCGGTTAGTAGTAAAGGCGAACGCGGAATGGGAGGCGTCGGTGGATCGGGCGGCGTCTCGGGCGGCGGCGCTGGATCAGACGGCAAACCGACGCGAGTGCGGACCGTATTGAACGAGAAACAGCTGCACACATTGCGCACCTGCTACGCAGCCAATCCCCGACCCGACGCTCTCATGAAGGAGCAGCTGGTGGAGATGACGGGCCTGTCACCGCGAGTCATCCGCGTTTGGTTCCAGAACAAGCGCTGCAAGGACAAGAAGAAGGCCATCCTGATGAAACAGATACAACAGCAAGAGAAGGTAggccatcatcatcaccatctACCCGACTACACAGCCCCGAACAATTGCAACACCTACTACCACATAAGGACGATGATGGAACACCAGCACGCGCGTAATATCCATCATCATCCGCATGCACACGACGACTCGTCGGATCCAATTGAA GACGGAAGGAAGCTGGGCTTTGGTTCCATGCAAGGCATCCCGCTGATCGCTTCCAGTCCGGTCAGGCATGGCGAGTCGTCGCCGGGTGGTGGTGGCGGCGTCGGGGGCGTCGGAGGAGGAGGCAACGGTGGCGGCGGGATCAATCCAGTGGAAGTACACGCCTTCGCCCCGCCCTGGAAAGCGCTGGCCGAGTTTGCCTTGCACAACGATTTGGAGCGCATCGATCCGTCCGCACCGCATTTCCAGCAGCTCATCAATCAG ATGCATGGCTACGATATTCACGGACCACCTGATCACCTGTCGcaccatcatcaccatcaccCGTTGCAGCACCACCAGCAACTGCAACACGGTCACCATCATATGGGTGGAGGGGCTCCGATGGAAATGGGGACGATGGTCGGCGGTGGAGGCATCCACCATGGAAGTGGCATCGCTCATCACATCGGAGTGGGTCCCTTACAACATCCGcaccagcagcaacaacagcaacacgATCCATCCGATGCCTTCGTCCAGTTTCTCGACTCGGATGAGGACAGCATGCAACACGATGGTCACAGTCCGTGA